In the Flavobacterium acetivorans genome, one interval contains:
- a CDS encoding helix-turn-helix domain-containing protein: MSSRKQSIFPKHLKILEHMGENIKLARKRRKLTATQVAERADIVRTTLYQIEKGNPSVAIGAYFNVLRVLGLQDDFLKLAADDELGRKLQDLELLK, translated from the coding sequence ATGAGTAGTAGAAAGCAATCCATATTCCCAAAGCACCTGAAAATCTTGGAACATATGGGTGAAAATATAAAATTGGCTAGAAAAAGAAGGAAGCTCACAGCTACACAAGTAGCAGAAAGAGCAGATATTGTTCGTACTACTCTATACCAAATAGAGAAAGGAAATCCGAGTGTAGCTATTGGTGCTTATTTCAATGTGCTCCGCGTTTTAGGATTACAAGACGACTTCCTAAAACTAGCTGCAGACGATGAACTAGGAAGAAAACTCCAAGATCTCGAACTTCTTAAATAA
- a CDS encoding type II toxin-antitoxin system HipA family toxin — protein MSTKTNIYVYAHWKGIQEPKIIGILSAQQAKGKKAFSFEYDKNWLKTEQKFLLDPDIQLYGGSQYPNQKENFGIFLDSMPDTWGRTLMKRREAQLARENNEKPKTLYDIDFLLGVYDESRMGALRFKTDPDGDFLDNNKTSSTPPWSSIRELQNAASIFENDNENDEVNKWLTVLMAPGSSLGGARPKANILDNDKSLWIAKFPSKTDAIDKAAWEFLACQLAINAGIDMAPCRIQKIMGNHHTFFTKRFDRENGERIHFASAMTMTANNEDTIRDNPASYLDIAEFISNHGANVEANLHQLWRRIIFNIAISNTDDHLRNHGFILTTEGWILSPAYDLNPSIDKDGLALNIDMDNNALDLDLAKSVGKYFRLNKQQMEVIMQEVIQVTSNWKSIAKEIGISRNEQELMIKAFHF, from the coding sequence ATGTCCACAAAAACCAACATATATGTTTACGCCCACTGGAAGGGCATACAAGAACCAAAAATTATTGGTATTCTATCAGCACAACAAGCCAAAGGCAAAAAAGCATTTAGCTTTGAATACGATAAAAACTGGCTCAAAACAGAACAGAAGTTTCTTTTAGACCCAGACATCCAACTCTATGGTGGCTCACAATACCCAAACCAAAAGGAAAACTTCGGAATTTTTCTAGACAGCATGCCCGACACCTGGGGACGCACATTAATGAAACGCAGAGAAGCACAATTAGCAAGAGAAAATAATGAAAAACCGAAGACGCTTTACGATATTGATTTTCTTTTAGGTGTGTATGACGAAAGTCGTATGGGAGCCTTACGTTTTAAAACAGACCCAGATGGAGATTTCTTAGACAATAATAAAACCTCTTCTACTCCACCTTGGTCCTCTATTAGAGAATTACAAAACGCAGCTTCAATTTTCGAGAATGACAACGAAAACGATGAAGTCAATAAATGGTTAACAGTATTGATGGCTCCGGGTTCTTCTTTGGGTGGAGCAAGACCAAAAGCCAATATCCTAGACAATGATAAAAGTCTTTGGATTGCTAAATTCCCATCCAAAACAGATGCTATCGATAAAGCAGCTTGGGAATTCCTAGCCTGTCAATTAGCGATTAATGCAGGAATTGACATGGCACCATGCCGTATACAAAAAATCATGGGCAACCACCATACTTTCTTCACCAAACGCTTTGATAGAGAAAACGGAGAAAGAATTCACTTTGCTTCTGCAATGACCATGACAGCGAACAATGAGGATACTATCCGGGACAATCCGGCCAGTTATTTAGACATTGCCGAGTTCATTAGTAATCATGGTGCTAATGTAGAAGCCAATCTACACCAACTATGGCGAAGAATTATCTTCAATATTGCTATTTCCAATACTGATGACCATCTACGCAACCACGGATTTATATTAACAACAGAAGGTTGGATTTTATCTCCTGCTTATGACCTTAATCCTTCCATTGATAAAGACGGCTTAGCCTTGAACATTGATATGGACAATAATGCACTCGATTTGGATTTGGCAAAAAGCGTTGGCAAATATTTCCGTTTAAACAAACAACAAATGGAAGTTATTATGCAAGAAGTTATTCAAGTAACAAGCAACTGGAAATCTATAGCTAAAGAAATAGGAATTTCAAGAAATGAGCAGGAATTAATGATAAAAGCATTCCATTTTTAG